In a single window of the Dinghuibacter silviterrae genome:
- a CDS encoding cytochrome-c peroxidase — MRTIIVTGLLWSGLTAGAAWMAPGGAAGAAWLGRDDAAGAGSAAAGTTPVALVYPSTWPAPLYKGPLTQEGIALGRKLFYDPRLSKDSTISCASCHEQYAAFATFDHSLSHGYNNTLTTRNAPALQNLAWQKAYMWDGRIPHLEDQPAAPITGSNEMGETLQGVLAKLKKDRTYRQMFAAAKMAINEKTLGNALSQFMVCLISSDSKYDKVKRGQATFTLPERLGYAIFQQKCSACHPEPFFTDGSYRNISMTLDTTLNDVGRMKVTGRKEDSLAFKVPSLRNVVLTFPYGHDGRYPDIRTVLERYHLTNYEIGQLKAFLYTLTDSTFIKDPRFSAPG; from the coding sequence ATGAGGACGATCATCGTCACGGGGTTGCTTTGGAGCGGCCTGACGGCCGGAGCCGCTTGGATGGCGCCCGGAGGCGCTGCCGGGGCCGCGTGGCTCGGCCGCGACGACGCGGCGGGCGCCGGCAGCGCGGCGGCAGGCACGACGCCGGTGGCGCTCGTTTACCCCTCCACCTGGCCCGCCCCCCTCTATAAAGGCCCCCTCACGCAAGAAGGCATCGCCCTCGGCCGCAAACTCTTCTACGACCCACGCCTCAGCAAGGATTCGACGATCTCCTGCGCCAGTTGCCACGAACAATACGCTGCCTTTGCCACCTTTGACCATAGCCTCAGCCATGGCTACAACAATACCCTCACGACCCGGAACGCACCCGCCCTGCAAAACCTGGCCTGGCAAAAGGCCTATATGTGGGACGGGCGCATCCCGCACCTGGAGGACCAGCCGGCCGCGCCGATCACGGGTTCGAACGAGATGGGCGAGACCCTGCAAGGGGTGCTGGCGAAATTAAAAAAAGACCGGACCTACCGCCAGATGTTCGCTGCCGCAAAAATGGCCATCAATGAAAAGACCCTTGGAAATGCGTTGAGCCAGTTCATGGTCTGCCTCATAAGTTCTGACAGTAAGTATGACAAAGTAAAAAGGGGGCAGGCAACCTTTACCCTCCCCGAGCGCCTTGGCTACGCAATCTTCCAGCAAAAGTGCAGCGCCTGCCATCCGGAACCTTTTTTCACAGATGGTTCCTACCGGAATATAAGCATGACGCTCGATACGACGCTGAACGACGTGGGCCGGATGAAAGTCACGGGCCGGAAGGAGGATTCCCTTGCGTTCAAGGTGCCCTCTCTAAGGAATGTTGTCCTTACTTTCCCTTACGGACACGACGGGCGTTATCCCGATATACGGACCGTCCTTGAAAGATACCACCTGACGAACTATGAGATCGGTCAGCTCAAGGCGTTTTTGTACACCCTTACGGACAGTACGTTTATAAAGGATCCGCGGTTTAGCGCTCCAGGGTGA
- a CDS encoding AAA domain-containing protein: MDYFKALQELLLMERTEDKAAYMALVRSSSVSDRRAAGLAWYPVAIRGSEPGRGDYLILEVERTTHRDIPHQLRFGVSALFFSNHNPEEHHVEGVISYLGGDRLKITLKEEELPDWASDGKLGIDLLFDDNSYDEMLQALRRAAALVEDSRKGRLVRVLTGAEEALWDEAAHGAHGAAAAGPRPGASGAQPAAAAGLNPSQQAAVQQILSAQDLAIVHGPPGTGKTTTLVHAIKALLERDAQKILVTAPSNTAVDLLSERLSEAGISVLRLGNPARVSERLGALTLDSRMATHPSVRDIRQLKRRAVEFRDMAHKYKRQFGKAERDQRKALLDEARKIMKDVENMERYILEDLMAKTQVVAATLVGAAHYMIRDLHFGTAVIDEAGQALEPGCWIPALKADRLVLAGDHLQLPPVIKSEEAARRGLGETLMEKCVARHPQAVTLLEEQYRMHEVIMGYSSRVFYENRVRAHPLVAGRLLPGQSPLAFIDTAGCGFEERQEGNALGNPEEAAFLFKHLSRLAGELDPAAFPSIAVISPYRLQVQLLKEQLDHSPDLTPFAAYITINTIDGFQGQEKDVVYISLTRSNTDNRIGFLSEIRRMNVAMTRARKRLVVIGDSATLSQTPFYAEFIEYAQTQGEYRSAWEFME; encoded by the coding sequence ATGGATTATTTCAAAGCGTTGCAGGAATTGTTGTTGATGGAGCGGACGGAAGACAAGGCCGCGTATATGGCCTTGGTGCGGAGCTCGTCGGTGTCGGACCGCCGGGCGGCGGGTTTGGCCTGGTATCCGGTGGCGATCCGGGGTTCGGAGCCGGGTCGGGGGGACTACCTCATCCTCGAAGTCGAACGAACGACCCACCGGGATATTCCTCATCAGCTACGCTTTGGGGTGTCGGCCCTGTTTTTTTCCAACCATAACCCGGAAGAGCACCACGTCGAAGGGGTCATTTCCTACCTGGGCGGTGACCGGCTGAAGATTACGCTGAAGGAGGAAGAGCTGCCGGACTGGGCAAGCGATGGGAAGCTGGGGATCGACCTGCTTTTTGATGATAACAGCTACGATGAGATGTTGCAGGCGCTTCGCCGCGCCGCCGCGCTCGTCGAAGATAGTCGCAAGGGACGGCTGGTAAGGGTGCTGACGGGGGCGGAGGAGGCGCTGTGGGACGAGGCGGCCCACGGGGCCCACGGCGCGGCGGCGGCCGGCCCACGACCCGGAGCATCCGGCGCACAACCCGCGGCGGCCGCCGGGCTCAACCCCTCCCAACAAGCCGCCGTGCAGCAAATCCTCTCCGCCCAGGACCTGGCCATCGTCCACGGACCCCCCGGGACGGGCAAGACGACAACACTGGTGCACGCCATAAAAGCGCTGCTGGAGCGGGACGCGCAAAAGATCCTCGTCACGGCACCGAGCAATACCGCGGTCGACCTGTTGAGTGAACGGCTGTCCGAGGCGGGGATCAGCGTGCTGAGGCTCGGGAACCCCGCACGGGTATCCGAACGGTTGGGGGCGCTGACGCTGGACAGCCGGATGGCGACGCATCCTTCGGTCCGGGACATCCGCCAGTTGAAACGCAGGGCCGTCGAGTTCAGGGACATGGCGCATAAGTACAAGCGGCAGTTTGGAAAGGCGGAGCGGGACCAGCGCAAGGCGCTCCTGGATGAGGCCCGTAAGATCATGAAGGACGTGGAGAACATGGAACGCTATATCCTCGAAGACCTGATGGCCAAGACACAAGTGGTGGCGGCCACGCTGGTCGGCGCGGCGCACTATATGATCCGGGACCTGCATTTTGGAACGGCGGTGATCGATGAGGCGGGGCAGGCCCTGGAGCCGGGGTGCTGGATACCGGCGCTCAAGGCTGACCGGTTGGTGCTGGCGGGGGACCACCTCCAGCTTCCGCCCGTGATCAAATCGGAGGAGGCGGCCCGGCGGGGTTTGGGGGAGACCCTGATGGAAAAATGCGTGGCCCGGCATCCGCAGGCGGTGACGCTTTTGGAAGAGCAGTACCGCATGCACGAAGTGATCATGGGGTATTCTTCCCGCGTGTTTTATGAGAACCGCGTAAGGGCGCACCCGTTAGTGGCAGGCCGGTTGTTGCCCGGCCAGTCCCCGCTGGCGTTTATCGACACGGCGGGTTGCGGGTTCGAAGAACGGCAGGAGGGGAATGCCCTCGGCAATCCGGAGGAAGCCGCCTTCCTTTTTAAACACCTGTCACGGCTGGCCGGTGAACTGGATCCGGCGGCATTCCCCAGCATCGCGGTCATCTCTCCGTATCGGTTACAGGTCCAACTGCTCAAAGAACAACTGGACCATAGTCCCGACCTGACGCCTTTTGCCGCATACATCACGATCAACACCATCGATGGCTTCCAGGGCCAGGAAAAAGACGTCGTGTACATCAGCCTGACCCGCAGCAATACGGACAACCGCATCGGTTTTCTTTCCGAAATCCGCCGGATGAACGTGGCCATGACCCGCGCGCGGAAACGCCTGGTCGTGATCGGGGACAGCGCCACGTTGTCGCAAACGCCCTTTTACGCGGAGTTTATCGAATACGCGCAAACGCAGGGGGAGTACAGGAGTGCCTGGGAGTTTATGGAGTAA
- a CDS encoding TlpA family protein disulfide reductase — protein MKRLVLLALWLAPGGVWAQTHIRVILVTNRPIGRVEASDIEQSERLSVPYTDTARFDFNKRTGTCYRLTFSEEGKDYHQQVWLDAASDTVFAHIEEDSLVIDTVQGSPLYYAVRQYDQSFQSLHQQGDSAALNRLMLDAYTANSGNLFSCLIGLTYLRHNANNPGNLYRLKTLMAGQGRRFNTSPMYSALVDNLDARLRIHKLPLQQFSFIDKRGKATMLHLDGADAYVFDFWFLHCAPCLEDHKDIKPALDRLKTGRVQLIGVTTDHRGDFDTWRAYLSENGYDWPNYMEGGSSRLSGYLSLQAFPTYVVVDKEGDIRGVYGTFQDVLQGLGL, from the coding sequence ATGAAACGCCTTGTCCTTTTGGCTCTGTGGCTGGCGCCAGGCGGTGTGTGGGCGCAAACCCATATCCGGGTCATCCTCGTGACCAACCGCCCGATCGGGAGGGTAGAGGCGTCTGACATCGAACAAAGCGAACGGCTTTCGGTCCCGTATACCGACACGGCCCGCTTCGACTTTAACAAACGCACAGGAACGTGTTATCGCCTCACCTTTTCGGAGGAAGGGAAAGACTACCATCAGCAGGTATGGCTGGACGCAGCCAGCGATACGGTCTTTGCGCACATCGAGGAAGACTCCCTCGTGATCGATACCGTACAGGGATCTCCTTTGTACTATGCCGTACGACAGTATGACCAGTCCTTTCAGTCTTTGCACCAACAGGGTGACTCTGCCGCCTTGAACCGGTTGATGCTGGACGCCTACACGGCGAACAGCGGCAACCTCTTCTCCTGTCTCATCGGGTTGACGTATCTCCGGCACAACGCCAACAATCCGGGAAACCTTTACCGGTTGAAGACCCTTATGGCGGGACAGGGCCGGCGGTTCAACACCTCACCTATGTATTCGGCCCTGGTGGACAACCTCGACGCCCGCCTGCGCATCCACAAGCTCCCCTTGCAGCAATTCTCCTTTATCGACAAAAGGGGAAAGGCAACCATGCTTCACCTCGACGGCGCGGATGCCTACGTATTCGACTTCTGGTTCCTGCACTGTGCGCCCTGTCTCGAAGACCACAAGGACATCAAACCGGCGCTTGACCGCCTGAAGACGGGGCGCGTCCAGTTGATCGGCGTGACCACCGATCACCGGGGCGATTTCGATACCTGGCGGGCCTACCTTTCGGAAAACGGCTATGACTGGCCGAACTATATGGAGGGTGGAAGCAGCAGGCTGTCCGGTTACTTGTCCCTACAGGCGTTTCCCACTTATGTGGTGGTCGACAAGGAAGGGGACATCAGGGGGGTCTATGGCACTTTTCAGGATGTCCTTCAAGGACTGGGGTTGTAA
- a CDS encoding DsbA family oxidoreductase, whose product MKVEIWSDVMCPFCYIGKRRFEEALQAFPAREDIQVEWKSFQLDPSLRKTTGKSINEYLAERKGMTVDQARQLNDHVTRMAAEVGLHYDFDKAVVAPSFDAHRFSHLASAHGLGDAAEEALFKAYFTEGKDISDRETLVQLGQHIGLDAGEVRAALDSDAFATDVRRDIAEAAELGARGVPFFVLDRKYAVSGAQPTETFTGALTQAYAEWAQQKPLQDIAGGEVCVPGGDC is encoded by the coding sequence ATGAAAGTGGAGATCTGGTCCGACGTCATGTGTCCCTTTTGCTATATCGGCAAACGCCGTTTTGAAGAAGCCCTCCAGGCCTTCCCCGCCCGGGAAGACATACAGGTTGAATGGAAAAGCTTCCAGCTCGACCCTTCCTTACGCAAAACCACCGGCAAAAGCATCAACGAATACTTAGCCGAACGCAAAGGCATGACCGTCGACCAAGCCCGGCAACTCAACGACCACGTCACCCGTATGGCCGCCGAGGTCGGTTTGCACTATGACTTCGACAAGGCCGTCGTTGCCCCGTCCTTCGACGCCCACCGTTTCTCGCACCTCGCGTCCGCCCACGGTCTGGGAGACGCCGCCGAAGAGGCCCTTTTCAAGGCTTATTTTACCGAAGGCAAAGACATCTCCGACCGGGAAACCCTGGTTCAATTAGGCCAACACATCGGTCTCGATGCTGGCGAAGTCCGTGCCGCGCTCGACAGCGACGCCTTTGCCACTGACGTCCGCCGCGACATCGCCGAAGCCGCCGAACTGGGCGCCAGGGGCGTCCCCTTCTTTGTCCTCGACCGCAAATATGCCGTCTCCGGTGCACAACCTACCGAAACCTTTACGGGGGCTCTTACCCAGGCGTATGCCGAGTGGGCGCAGCAAAAACCCTTGCAGGATATTGCGGGCGGGGAAGTGTGCGTCCCCGGTGGAGACTGCTAG
- a CDS encoding endonuclease III domain-containing protein yields the protein MEWPEAIKPLLKKYKGHKHPLEYKNFYQLIVLVVLSAQDTDKNINALAPELFKAYPDFTSLAKATPAKLYPYVRVRNFANKTKWLLEIAETLKDDKHIPQTLDELTALPGIGRKSALVILRESGRPPEGVIVDLHVVRVAPRLGIAAGTDPKKIEKQIMEILPPKEWDAGMAMSFLGRDVCRPKPKCEECLMRNVCAYYANLVTP from the coding sequence ATGGAATGGCCCGAAGCCATCAAGCCTTTGTTGAAAAAATACAAGGGCCATAAACATCCCCTGGAGTACAAAAACTTCTACCAGCTTATCGTCCTGGTCGTCCTGTCCGCCCAGGACACCGACAAAAACATCAATGCGCTGGCCCCGGAGCTCTTCAAAGCCTACCCGGATTTTACCAGCCTTGCCAAGGCCACACCCGCGAAACTCTACCCTTATGTCCGCGTCCGGAATTTCGCCAACAAAACAAAGTGGCTCCTGGAGATCGCGGAGACACTCAAGGACGACAAACACATACCCCAAACCCTCGATGAGCTCACCGCCCTTCCGGGCATCGGGCGCAAGTCCGCCCTGGTCATCCTCCGCGAATCCGGGAGACCTCCCGAGGGCGTGATCGTCGACCTGCACGTGGTCAGAGTGGCCCCCCGCCTCGGCATCGCCGCCGGGACCGATCCCAAAAAGATCGAAAAACAAATCATGGAAATCCTACCGCCCAAAGAATGGGACGCCGGCATGGCCATGTCCTTTCTCGGGCGCGACGTCTGCCGGCCCAAGCCCAAGTGTGAAGAATGCCTGATGCGGAACGTTTGCGCGTATTACGCGAACCTGGTTACTCCATAA
- a CDS encoding PKD domain-containing protein: MHVKGGFIHYTYNGAGSTSGTSNYTITITIFYSCTAQGPRNAVYLGIFNASTYATVLTQQISTTTSATVSKTTYNPCMSDPPSICYEIYTYVYTTDLPDISAGYILAVQDAYRTSGIINITNSSADGISVTANIPGTIGGVDYHKNSSPNFLFGDTAIVCYKGPFTYQFGATDADGDSLSYEFGNGLNMKSPSGNASGSAPETPPYPSLTYTSGYSGAAPLGSGVTINPTTGLISGTAPSTTGEYVIAVYVKEWRKGVLMDSVKKELQIYVYDCSLTAATLNTSYLNCGNYTFSFENESSSSSISSYLWNFGVPGSTTDTSTQAAPTYTYADTGTYTLKLYVATSGGCTDSASSVVKVYPGFSPGFTVAGSCYQAPFTFTDTSYVKYGSISSWSWNFGDSDTSSQKDPTHQYSSPDTVTVTLAVTSTEGCSGTVSKTVVVSGKPDLTLPFTDTLICSIDSLPLKAVSDTGVIYKWTPAYNIIHPDSADPVVYPKDTTVYTVTVTQKGCVDSAHVTVDVLQYITVSLPADTTVCATDSIRLDPVSYALAYRWSPATGLSDTAIKYPLAAPASSTTYTVIANLGKCQATASEYIKVVPYPSVTTSGDTTICYGDSAKITAVTTAAHWVWAPDSSLYEPGTLQPVAHPAGSTTYLITVTDTLGCPKSVSDSVTVAVTPKIVVSAGDDTSIVIGQPLQLDATANQGITFDYAWTPADWLSNAYIYNPVATITSSSVDSITYTVTASTAQGCKGSAALTVTVYSTLPDIFVPSAFTPNGDGHNDLFKPIAAGISSLRFFRVYDRWGQLVFATSRLEDGWDGTLHQRLQPIGAYVYMIEAVDYKGKIIFKKGTVTLER, encoded by the coding sequence ATGCACGTAAAAGGTGGATTTATTCACTATACCTATAACGGCGCGGGGTCTACCTCCGGAACTTCCAACTATACGATTACCATCACGATTTTCTACAGCTGTACGGCACAGGGGCCCAGGAACGCGGTCTACCTCGGTATTTTCAATGCCTCTACTTATGCGACGGTGCTGACCCAGCAGATCAGCACGACCACGTCCGCCACGGTATCCAAAACGACTTATAACCCCTGTATGAGCGACCCGCCGAGTATCTGCTACGAGATCTATACGTATGTGTATACGACGGATCTTCCGGACATTTCGGCGGGGTACATCCTGGCGGTTCAGGACGCGTACCGGACCTCGGGGATCATCAACATCACCAATTCGTCCGCCGACGGCATCTCGGTCACCGCCAATATCCCGGGGACGATTGGCGGGGTGGACTACCACAAAAACAGCAGCCCGAACTTTTTGTTCGGGGATACGGCGATCGTTTGCTACAAGGGCCCCTTCACCTACCAGTTCGGGGCAACCGACGCGGACGGGGATTCGCTGTCCTACGAATTCGGCAACGGGCTGAACATGAAAAGTCCCAGCGGAAATGCATCCGGCAGCGCTCCCGAAACCCCGCCCTATCCGTCGCTGACCTACACCTCCGGCTATAGCGGGGCGGCGCCCCTGGGAAGCGGGGTGACCATCAACCCGACCACCGGTCTGATTTCCGGCACGGCCCCTTCTACGACCGGGGAATATGTGATCGCGGTGTACGTCAAGGAATGGCGAAAAGGCGTGCTCATGGACTCCGTGAAAAAAGAGCTCCAGATTTATGTGTACGACTGTAGCCTCACCGCGGCGACGCTCAATACCTCTTACCTTAACTGCGGAAACTATACGTTCAGTTTTGAAAACGAATCTTCCTCTTCCTCCATATCGTCTTACCTCTGGAATTTTGGCGTACCGGGCAGTACAACGGACACCTCGACCCAGGCGGCTCCTACCTACACCTACGCGGACACGGGGACCTATACCCTAAAGCTGTACGTGGCCACCAGCGGTGGTTGTACGGATTCGGCGAGCTCCGTGGTCAAGGTCTACCCGGGGTTCTCCCCCGGGTTTACGGTCGCGGGCAGTTGTTACCAGGCGCCGTTTACGTTTACGGATACCTCTTATGTCAAGTACGGGTCGATCAGTTCCTGGAGCTGGAATTTCGGAGATTCGGATACGTCCTCCCAAAAGGACCCTACGCACCAGTACAGCAGTCCGGACACCGTCACCGTGACGCTGGCCGTCACCAGCACCGAGGGCTGTTCGGGCACGGTGTCAAAGACCGTCGTGGTCAGCGGAAAGCCGGACCTGACCCTCCCTTTCACGGACACCCTGATCTGTAGTATCGACAGCCTTCCCTTAAAAGCCGTCAGCGACACCGGCGTGATCTATAAGTGGACACCCGCATACAACATCATTCACCCCGATAGCGCGGACCCGGTGGTGTATCCAAAGGACACGACGGTCTATACGGTCACCGTGACGCAAAAGGGTTGCGTGGATAGCGCGCACGTCACGGTCGACGTGCTGCAATACATCACCGTCAGCCTCCCCGCGGATACGACGGTTTGCGCCACGGACAGCATCCGGTTGGATCCCGTGAGCTATGCACTGGCCTACCGGTGGAGTCCCGCCACGGGGCTGAGTGATACAGCGATTAAATATCCATTGGCGGCGCCCGCTTCCAGTACGACCTATACCGTCATTGCCAACCTGGGCAAGTGCCAGGCCACCGCCTCGGAATACATAAAGGTGGTTCCTTATCCCAGCGTGACCACCAGTGGGGACACCACGATATGCTATGGGGATTCCGCTAAGATAACGGCCGTCACCACCGCCGCCCACTGGGTGTGGGCACCCGACAGTAGTTTATATGAACCGGGTACCCTGCAACCGGTGGCGCACCCGGCCGGCAGTACGACCTACCTCATCACGGTGACCGATACCCTGGGTTGCCCCAAATCCGTTTCCGACTCGGTCACGGTGGCCGTCACCCCGAAGATCGTCGTCTCTGCCGGTGACGACACCAGCATCGTCATCGGGCAACCTTTGCAGCTCGACGCCACGGCCAACCAGGGGATCACCTTCGACTATGCCTGGACTCCGGCGGATTGGCTGAGCAACGCGTATATCTACAACCCGGTGGCCACCATCACGTCTTCCTCCGTAGACAGCATTACCTATACCGTGACGGCCAGCACCGCCCAGGGGTGCAAGGGTAGCGCGGCCCTGACCGTCACCGTGTATTCCACCTTACCGGATATTTTCGTCCCCAGCGCTTTTACGCCCAACGGCGACGGACACAACGACCTCTTCAAACCCATCGCGGCGGGTATTTCGTCCCTGCGTTTTTTCAGGGTATACGACCGCTGGGGTCAGCTCGTCTTTGCCACCAGCCGCCTGGAGGATGGCTGGGACGGAACGCTACACCAGCGGTTACAACCCATCGGGGCGTACGTATACATGATCGAAGCCGTGGACTACAAAGGGAAAATCATTTTCAAAAAGGGAACCGTCACCCTGGAGCGCTAA
- a CDS encoding serine hydrolase, translating to MRFSCLIIAFFMVSSLSAQNGRRGISGRILSSDDRSPLSYASVRLTGSGQGTVSNDSGAFFIWIPAENRTDTLLISHLGFRSQKLPVAALQKGDAIILEKEAVEMREVVVGDPLQIILKAAARIPENYLTQPYVTRGFYRATGRKTKEYGFLSETLFDIYNYAVADWQPSQFHLVKHREFKDSALMSGITMGLSPNGLIGGDIVRHLEGMKVFSSEGPNFYDYRLEGLVALDGRKAYEVSFDEKDGLKESRLKGEVFIDAGSYAFLYFDFGLSPKGIAYLQYPEESGKRFLLKLFGITIKKVAGRQRIRYRPIGNKWVLSDVTMNNEFRLQRHKNASVEDLHDDVHYVVTDVDTTVTHPFSDHETTRGNEMIEDEQTDEDSLFWKDYTVILPDFPEQPVISRIKAANAVFAVRKRLEDRLRKLPKDPALRIDTILAAYHAQGLFNGSALVSWKGKVLIDKGYGFADRSSKRVADGTTGYRIGSTSKTFTSVIINQLVSEWRLRLDTPIRAYIPYYANGNVTIDQLLTHRSGIHNLTEEDDYLGQELTRKYSLKEVVTRFCSDTLDFPPGSQFRYSNSGFVVLALIAEAVTGKPFDTLLEERIFRPLQMDHSYVGMRRTPPEAIGYINGGPEYAYDARNLIGAGGIVTTSEDLLKYSEGLHRLLPPDRLQDMLKPRVDWDEYKAWYDYGWMTDKDGFSVKHIVIYHPGTDLGFFTMFARQDDRNATIVLLNNTGDFPRFEMTDLILSELNR from the coding sequence ATGCGCTTCTCTTGCTTGATCATTGCCTTTTTTATGGTCTCCTCATTGTCTGCTCAGAACGGGCGTAGGGGTATTTCCGGGAGGATCCTTTCTTCCGATGACCGTAGCCCGCTGAGTTATGCCAGTGTCCGGCTGACCGGCAGCGGCCAGGGGACGGTGTCGAACGACAGCGGGGCGTTTTTTATATGGATACCGGCGGAGAACCGCACCGATACGCTTCTGATCTCGCACCTGGGTTTCCGGTCACAAAAATTGCCGGTGGCGGCCTTGCAAAAGGGGGATGCGATCATCCTGGAAAAAGAAGCGGTGGAAATGCGCGAGGTCGTCGTGGGTGATCCGCTCCAGATTATCCTGAAGGCCGCGGCCCGCATACCGGAGAACTACCTGACGCAACCGTACGTTACCCGGGGTTTTTACAGGGCTACGGGCAGGAAGACGAAGGAATACGGTTTTTTGTCGGAGACGTTGTTCGACATTTACAATTATGCCGTTGCGGACTGGCAACCCAGCCAGTTCCACCTGGTAAAGCACCGGGAGTTTAAGGACAGCGCGTTGATGAGTGGAATCACTATGGGGCTAAGCCCAAACGGGCTGATCGGGGGTGACATCGTTCGCCACCTGGAAGGGATGAAGGTCTTTAGCAGCGAGGGACCGAACTTTTATGACTACCGGTTGGAGGGGCTCGTCGCCCTGGACGGGCGGAAGGCGTATGAGGTCTCCTTTGACGAAAAGGACGGGCTGAAAGAAAGCCGGCTTAAAGGAGAGGTCTTTATCGACGCCGGGAGCTATGCTTTTCTATATTTCGACTTCGGCCTCAGCCCGAAGGGGATCGCCTATCTCCAGTATCCCGAAGAATCGGGGAAGCGGTTTTTGCTGAAATTGTTTGGCATCACGATAAAGAAGGTGGCCGGCCGTCAACGCATACGCTATCGTCCGATCGGCAATAAGTGGGTGTTATCCGATGTCACTATGAACAATGAGTTTCGCCTCCAGCGGCATAAAAATGCGTCGGTCGAGGACCTGCATGATGATGTGCACTATGTGGTGACGGACGTCGACACCACTGTCACCCATCCTTTTTCCGATCATGAGACGACGCGCGGAAACGAGATGATCGAGGACGAACAAACCGATGAAGACAGCCTCTTTTGGAAGGACTACACTGTTATCCTCCCGGACTTCCCGGAACAGCCGGTGATCAGCAGGATCAAGGCGGCCAATGCCGTCTTTGCGGTCCGCAAACGGTTGGAAGATCGGTTGCGCAAGCTGCCAAAGGATCCCGCGCTCCGGATCGATACCATCCTGGCGGCTTATCATGCACAGGGTTTGTTTAACGGCTCCGCCCTGGTGTCCTGGAAGGGGAAGGTATTGATCGATAAAGGGTACGGCTTTGCAGACCGTTCATCAAAACGCGTTGCGGACGGGACGACCGGGTACCGGATAGGGTCCACGAGCAAAACCTTTACGTCGGTCATCATCAACCAACTGGTGAGCGAATGGCGGCTACGGCTGGACACGCCCATACGTGCCTACATCCCCTATTACGCGAACGGGAACGTGACCATCGACCAGCTCCTGACGCATCGATCAGGCATCCATAATCTCACGGAAGAGGACGACTACCTGGGCCAGGAGCTGACCAGGAAGTATTCCCTGAAAGAGGTCGTGACCCGTTTTTGCAGCGATACCCTTGATTTCCCACCGGGTTCCCAATTCAGGTACAGCAACTCCGGGTTTGTCGTCCTTGCCTTGATTGCAGAAGCGGTGACGGGGAAACCTTTTGATACCCTGTTGGAAGAACGCATCTTCCGGCCGTTGCAGATGGACCATTCGTATGTGGGTATGCGCCGTACACCCCCGGAAGCAATCGGGTATATCAACGGTGGACCGGAGTATGCCTATGACGCCCGGAACCTGATAGGGGCCGGGGGAATCGTTACCACCTCGGAGGACCTGCTGAAATACAGCGAGGGACTACACCGGCTCCTGCCGCCTGATCGTTTGCAGGACATGCTAAAACCCAGGGTGGACTGGGACGAATACAAGGCCTGGTATGACTACGGCTGGATGACGGATAAGGACGGTTTCTCCGTTAAACACATCGTGATCTATCACCCGGGGACGGACCTGGGCTTTTTTACGATGTTTGCCCGGCAGGACGACCGCAACGCGACGATCGTTTTGCTCAATAATACGGGCGATTTCCCGAGGTTCGAGATGACGGATCTTATCTTGAGCGAGCTAAACCGCTAG
- a CDS encoding MbnP family protein, with protein sequence MVLRFSPRVGSQDLRLSGPSYTNAWGEHFTVTKFRYYISHLTIRGKDDQVLFNSDECFLVEGSRDLTLPVIPADVASVSFLLGVDSTHTDAGTGDLDPFKGMYWSWNKSYVFARLEGQSDSSHAPIHLLTWDIGGSTARRTVTLRTGPAPDTLRITADVLAWFDAVHPIHISHSPVCHQPGVLASDIADNYAKMFAIAP encoded by the coding sequence TTGGTCCTCCGGTTCAGCCCGCGGGTGGGATCCCAGGACCTTCGCCTGTCGGGACCGTCGTATACCAACGCCTGGGGCGAACACTTCACGGTCACGAAATTCCGGTATTATATTTCCCACCTGACGATCCGCGGCAAGGACGATCAGGTCCTCTTTAACTCGGACGAGTGTTTTCTCGTCGAAGGATCGCGGGACCTGACGCTCCCGGTCATCCCGGCGGACGTCGCCTCGGTCTCTTTTCTGCTGGGGGTCGACAGCACCCATACGGACGCGGGTACGGGCGACCTGGATCCCTTTAAGGGCATGTACTGGTCCTGGAACAAAAGCTATGTGTTTGCCCGGCTGGAAGGGCAGAGCGATTCTTCCCACGCCCCCATCCACCTCCTGACCTGGGACATCGGCGGAAGCACCGCCCGCAGGACGGTTACCCTTCGTACCGGGCCCGCCCCGGATACCCTGCGGATCACCGCCGACGTGCTGGCCTGGTTTGACGCGGTCCATCCTATACACATTTCCCATTCTCCGGTCTGTCATCAGCCCGGGGTGCTTGCCTCTGACATCGCAGATAATTACGCAAAGATGTTCGCCATCGCGCCATGA